The Maylandia zebra isolate NMK-2024a linkage group LG1, Mzebra_GT3a, whole genome shotgun sequence DNA segment GTACTTCCTGCTTCCAGGTCTTTCTGTAGCTCTCCACCAGTGACTTTTGGCTTTTTGACAAATCTTTTGATAATTTATTTCACTCGATCTCTGAAATCTTGCAGGGACCACTTGGCCATGGCTGGTTTATGGTGAAATGATGTCCTCGCCACTTCCGAATTATGGCCCCAACAATGTTTACTGGAACCTTCAGTAGTTTAGAAATTCTTCTGTAACCATTGTTTGTATGCTATGTACATTTGTTTTGCAATAATAGGGTTGCGAAGGTTGTGAGAGCGCTCACCATGTTTAATGAGAAAGCTTTTCACAGACTATATGTTTGGACTGAACCAGCTAAACTTAATTTGTATTAAGTGGGAGCATTGCTTTCTAATTACTGATAGATTTCAGCTGGTGTCATGAAATCCCATGCTTTTTTTTGCTTGCACCTCTCATTCTTCCTGTGTTGAATATTTTTTGCCTTAGTTATTTGTCATCATTACTGTTAGGGAAAatgttctaaaacacttcttcagtaaagactcagagaagagaaacacacagaagttcttgctagcaagggcagtctCCAcactaagagactccagtgagagaactgccctggtctttatttatactcttgagcgtatgtgtgtgtgtgtggtgtgtgtgtgtgtgtgtgtcactgctgatcaaaagggtcatataacatacaaacacaaaaggtacATCCTTGGCCATAAAGAGGGTAGTCTCCCCCACCCTAGATggcacggtgaggaagtccagcagttaaagcacttagactaaaacagacatagctacgttaaaacaataaaacaaggtgcGACCTCTCCCacgctcccaggatgtgggggGTGAACCAAGCCTGCAGCCTGCTAGAGATCACACATCttgtcactacacaattgattatatgcctctaagtatacatggttaaacatttcctaatacaaataactacaaacagcatcctaccataagcaaacttatatcactaaaagattatactgactactaaatacaattttccattgacaattACACATAACATTATGTGTGTGTTGGATTGGATgggctgcctctctctctctctacacacacacacacacacacacacacacacacacacacacacacacacacacacacacacacacacatataaggtgaaatcattaaaatgaaatgaacatgATGTACAGAATTTAAATAAAGGTATTTAGTGGTTAGACTCTGATGGCGCGACTTGGCGGAACGGTATCCCAGTGTTGATAGGGATTAGATCAGGACCACCTGGAGTTTAGACACTGGTGGATGAGAGTACAAAATACTTGATGATGTAATGGTAGGTGCTAAACTTTGCCAAGATGGATCAGACAGAAaaaagttttagttttatttttctgattcaTATATTAGACCAGATGCAATGTTGAGAAGAATTTGTGATCACATTTAAAAGGGAACACTTTTCAACTTCAGATGTACAGTATATACAAAAGATATCTGCAGTTCTACAGTTGTATTGCTCTACTGCATCATTTTGCACACTTTTAATCAATATATTCACAActgtcataaaataaaatgtgacattttgctTTGATGGGATCtttatttgaaaaaagaaaacaacaaccaaaaaacatATTAATAGACATGTTATGATGCTACCTGTGctacctttctttctttcttttttttaactaaatgtATTCTCAGTGACGTTTCCTTGTTTGAAGACCAAAAATATGTCTTGTACTGTTCTTGTCCAAGAGTTGATCCTGAGTTAAACTAGAAGTGTTTAGTGTGGTGCAATTTGGATAACACATTAACTGCTGTGTTGAACTGTCAGTAAAAAGGACCGTAAAGATCTAGTCTAAAAGTATACTGTGCGTGattgcaaatatatatatataaaaaaacacccagcacgcccctgcgggcggtttatccttcaagctcgggtcctctaccagaggcctgggagcttgagggccctgcgcagtatcttagctgttcccaggactgcgctcttctggacagagatcgatgttgttcccgggatctgctggagccactcgcctagcttgggagtcaccgcacctagtgctccgattaccacggggaccaccgttaccttcaccctccacatcctctcgagctcttctctgagcccttggtatttctccagcttctcgtgttccttcttcctgatattgctgtcattcggaaccgctacatcgatcactacggccgtcttcttctgtttgtctaccaccactatgtccggttggttagccaccaccattttgtccgtctgtatctggaagtcccacaggatcttagctcggtcattctccaccacccttaggggcatctcccattttgacctcgggacttccaggttatactcggcacagatgttcctgtacactatgccggccacttggttatggcgttccatgtatgccttgcctgctagcatcttgcaccctgctgttatgtgctggattgtctctggggcatctttacacagcctgcacctggggtcttgcctggtgtgatagaccccagcctctatggatcttgtgctcagagcttgttcttgtgctgccatgattagtgcctctgtgctgtctttcagtccagctttgtccagccactggtaggatttctggatatcagccacctcctctatctgccggtggtacataccgtgcaggggcctgtccttccatgatggttcctcgtctccctcctctttcttgggtttctgctgcctgaggtattcactgagcactcggtcagttggggccatcttcccaatgtattcttggatgttcgttgtctcatcctggactgtggtgctgacactcaccagtccccggcccccttccttccgcttagcgtacagcctcagggtgctggatttggggtgaaaccctccatgcatggtaaggagctttcttgtctttatgtcagtggcttctatctcctcctttggccagcctattaccccagcagggtacctgatcatgggcagggcgtacgtgttgatggcccggatcttgttcttaccattcagctgactcctccggacttgcctgaccctctgcaggtacttggtggttgcagcttttctagcggcctcttcatggttcccattcgcctgtgggatccccaagtacttgtaactgtcctctatgtctgcaatgttgccttctggtagttcaatcccctcagttctgactaccttccctctctttgttaccatccgactacacttctccagtccgaacgacattccaatgtcattgctgtatagcctggtagtgtggatcagtgaatcgatgtctcgtttactcttggcatacagcttgatgtcatccatgtacaggaggtggctgacaactgctccgttccgtagtcggtatccatagccagtcttgttaatgatctcactgagggggttcaggcctatgcagaacagcagtggggacagagcatctccttggtagatcccgcacttgatggtgacttgtgctatgggcttggagttggcctctagtgttgtacgccacatccccattgagttcctgatgaaggctcttagggtcccattgatcttgtacaattctaggcattccagtatccagctgtggggcattgagtcataggccttcttgtaatcaatccaggcagtgcacaggttggtcagtctggtcttgcagtctcggctgattgttctgtctaccagtagctggtgttttgcgcctctggtattcttgccaattcctttctgtgtcccgctcatgtattgacccatgtgcctgttcatcttagccgatatgatgcctgacaggagcttccatgtagtactgaggcaggttattggtcggtagttggaggggaccggtcccttcttggggtccttggggatcaggaccgtccggccttcagttagccattccgggtgtctctcgttaactagcagctggttcatttgtgctgccagacgctcgtggagtgcagtcagcttcttcagccagtaggcgtgaaccatgtcgggccctggtgctgtccaactcttcatactggagaccctttcttggatatctgccactgtgatggttactggaccctgttcagggaggtcgctgtggtctgccctcagatcctctagccactgagcattgccgttatgggttgtgtccgtctcccatatgctcttccagtattgctccgtctccagccttggtggtgctgttctcttattgttcccttgccactgagagtacacctttgctggttctgtggagaacagctggtttattctcctgccttctatctctctggtgtacctcctcaagcggctggccaaggctgtgagtctttgcttggcagtttccaaggcctcaggtatggacagcttgctgtatttcttaggcaccttatttgtcgcaccttgctgcaactccgttagttggctaacctccctccgtgctactttgatcttgccctctagcctccttctccatggagggtactgccccttgtcgctgttcaacttgtagccaagcatctcactgatcactgctatatatatatatatatatatatatatatatatatatatatatatatatatttatatatatatatatatatatatatatatatatatatataaaacaattaattattttaaatttaaaactgtATGTCTTTGAACTATGGGGTTAAGAGAAGGATCCAAGATGCAGGCACTGTCTCTGATGCGAGTGAGCTTTATTATCAGGAGGTGAAAACAAGCAAAAGCTAGGATGGCGAGGACAGAACTAAGCTGAACTGGGAAAACTAGTGAACAAACCTGAAATCATAACATGCAGGGAGGAACACGGGATGATGAGCAGAGAAACGCAGACGGACCGACAACGAGCAaaggcaaacacacacttttaaatACACGGAGGGAAACAAGGAATAgcaaacaggagggagacacggCTGAACCTAATTAACATGACGAAACAGGGATGGCGGAAAACTGAATACAGTGACACcagacatggaccttcaaaataaaacaggaaatagacAGACTGAACTTACAGACAGACTCAGAGACACGAAACAGAGAGAGCCAGAGTACAGGGACCAGAGCAAAGGAATCCAAAACCTACGAACtagaaatacaaaacagaaaccaaaacactaGTAAACACGAATCAAGAAGAAACCACAGACTAATAAAAGATAAtaatacaaaatcaaaacacCGGGTAGGACCCTGACAGCAACCCTGCAAACTGTGATTTTGCATTTATCTTAGATTACAAAGTGTTAGCAGGCACCACTTTGACAGAGGAGCATCTTCCATTTTCTGTAATGATTCACGGTACACTGGATTAAGCAATATGTTTATGAAAAAGTATTAGCACAATCTTACTGTATTTGTcctaaacatttacattttaggaagtggtttgtttatttcaaataaaatcagatgCTTTTTCTATGATTTTAGCTTAGCTTGTGTAATTTTACACTACACAAACAGCTTAATTTTCAAAGATGCCTCTGTCATAACAGCTCTGCATGAAACATGACAAGacaagaaacaacaacagttaTTCTGTAAATTTGACAGTTGATGAAAGATGAAATTTAGTAATCATAAGCTACAAGTCTGTGTTTGCTTTGCTCCTCTGTGCAAAATTTTTTAAGGTGATTCTTTCACATTAAACATGAAGCAGTGATTCATCGAATGAGTGAGTGTGACACACGTTGATATTCCTTTAGTATTAGGTGAGTATGGATATCACAAGTGCTTAAACAACATAAAGAAAGTACGTTGAAGCATGGCGAGgtggcaggcaggcaggtgCATGAGAGGCAGAATGATGTGCCAACCACAGCTATATAATCGGGGAACAGAGAGCCCAGGAGTTCTCAGATGGCACTGATGAGCCTTTCCCCGCAGGGGTCATCAAACCTGTCAGTAGACATTGCAGAGAAAAGGATGGTTGGATTGTATTATGGGTGTGGATAACTCAACCTGGAGAACTAGACTGGGCTTAAGAGGCTTTGAGCGATAATGGTGAACTATGATGTAAATTTTTCACATCAACAAGAAACCCATCGTTGACATTTAATATTCTTCTTTTGGCTGCCTCCTGAATggctcatctgcctccatctcctgCTGTTGCATGAATACTCCTCTCATACTAGTGAGTCTTCTTCACATCATCCACACTTTTCGTCTCCATATTACATtctttgtccaatatatcccTCCTTTCACTATCGCTCCCCTACACATGCataaaccatctcagccttgctgCTAAAATTTTGTTGTCTCCAAAACCCTTATATCaaataagtattttttattgGCATACTTTATGTATAAAATAATAAGGGTGTGATATCTTGCTGTATCTTGTAACATATACAGCATAAAAAGTGACCAGAAGATGTGTTGTAAGCTTCCACTCAAAATTTAAATAGGTGGAAAATGTTGAGAAAGAAAGTGTTGCAATGTGGCATAATCATGCTAGGCTGTGGTTGCGCctgtaaaaaaatgaaaaaaagttttagttattttctccttttttcataTATTATATTATCTGTTGTTACACTGTGAATGTGTTCCAttaatgtttttaaagtgtagactgaaaaatatgaaaaaaggtCCCACAAATTTAGGAGGGGAATTGAAAGAAGTTCAGTTTTGGTTTGTGATTTGTCCGGTGCTGAAATATATATAAAGAATACACACTACCAGTCAGAAGTTGGGACATAccttttcatgtatttatttttattttttttctacattgtagatacatACTGAAGACATCAGAGATATGAAAAaagatatatggaattatgcagcaaagaaaaaaaaactttaaatatgttttatattttagattcctcaATGTAGCCACCTTTTACTCTGTTGGCAGTGctgcaaacccttggccttctctcaacgagcttcatgatgtagtcacctgaaatggttttcactcTACAGGTGTGGCTTTagggttcatttgtggaatttcttgccttcttaataGGGTTGGGaacatcagttgtgttgtgcaaCAGTTAATGGTTAACTATTGGATACATTTGAAAGGTCATAAAAAAATCAATCTGTTAAGAAAGTGTTAGGAAATTGTTGGGAGAGGGGAAAggattttaaaaatagttttgggTGGGTTGGGGATGATAGAGCTGGAGCATTTAAAGTATATGACAAAGAATTTAGTCAGACATTATTGTTGCCTTTAAGGCCTACATGGACATGGAAATACATTAAGGTAAATAGATCATTATATATTAAGAATATTAAGAAGAGGAAATTTACAACAGATATTTGTCAAGAATTTTATAATAGATTGGAGAACAAGTACAGTGACTATTTACAGTCACCACAGCAgtcatttcattgtttataaATCCCTCCATGTTTGACGTCCACATGACTTCAGAATTCCCTTCAGATTTATTGACTGAtttgattgttggagtttttggttttactgtacagaaacagaaacaagagCATTAAAGTGAATGTTTGTTCGCCCGGTCTTTCTGGCAGATGCAGAGTTATGGGCTGTAATTTAAAAggtcctcacatacaaggtcttaaataatcaggcctgatcttatcttaatgaccttgtagcaccatatcaccctattagagcacttcgctctcgctctgcaggcctacttgttgttcctagagtatttaaaagtagaatgggagggagagccttcagttttcaggcccctcttctgtggaaccagcttccagtttggattcgggagacagacactatctctacttttaagattaggcttaaaacgttcctttttgctaaagcatatagttagggctggaccaggtgaccctgaatcctcccttagttatgctgcaatagacgtaggctgccgggggattcccatgatgcattgagtttttcctttccagtcacctttctcactcactatgtgttaatagacctctctgcattgaatcatatccgTTATTAACCTCCgtttctcttccacagcatgtcttttatcctgtcttccttctctcaccccaaccggtcgcagcagatggccgcccctccctgagcctggttctgccggaggtttcttcctgttaaaagggagtttttccttcccactgtcgccaaagtacttgctcatagggggtcatatgattgttgggtttttctctgtatctatgaagcgccttgaggcgacttttgttgtgatttggcgctatataaataaaattgaattgaattgaattaaaagaaGTCAACATACTGCTCTCTGTGACACTGAAAACTTTTGACTCCATGACGTTGCCATCTTTCCAGATAGTTGCTGTGTGAGTTTCTCCAAGCACGAGTATCAGTCGAAAGGAGCAACAACATTGTCCAGTGCCACACTGTTGTAAAAAGCAATTCTTCTTACTGTGggaaataataatacaaaatgtttaaaacaaatgaTATTTATGACATCTTATGCTGATTAAGCTAATCTTACATTTTTATGTACAGCATTTTCACCCAATGCCTCCATCCCACATTTTTATTTCCTCTAGCTTACAAAAGCCAGTGTTATAATAAGActaaaaaaccccccaaaaaaaccatcTCAGTCATACCCGTCTACACTCTGGAGAGTCAAACTGTACTCAGTGCAGTTTTGTAGCTCCAGCTGACACAACATCAGCTCGTCAAAGTCGTTGGTACAGTCAAGACTGGAGTTAGTTGTCTGAATATTTCCTGCACGAaacataaattataaattgtgGCTCATTAAGAATTCACACATAGAATAATCCATTACAGCATTTGTTCACTGTAATGTACATACTAGAGAGAACTGCTGCAGTCGCGATGTGTGCTAAAAGAAGCAAGATAACAGAGATCCTGGTGCAGACTCgtctggaaaagaaaaggggaaacgcAAAAGGAGATCTTTTCTTTCAACAAACATGGCGGATTCAGTAAGAAAGACAACTCCAAGTTAATCAGTTTACCTATTTGAATCCATTATGAAacaactgagtgcatttttttcTGCTATGGAAAACACTCAGCTACGGTCTATATCCTGGGAATGCGAACGCTGCTTACGccctagtgatgggtcgttcgcgaacgaaatggctcttagagccgactctttgacgtgaacgacgcgagccggctccttatcgcgagccgtcacgtgtttttttttttttctttctctcagcctctctctcgcactttttttccgcttcactctgcacgcgagccttgtgctttacgctgggcagaggggggaggggcggtagttacactcagtagcacaggaacagagccagagagagagaaagagaggcagggacaacaacattagaaaggtatagtaatcatccacaactattttcggttgcagatgataaaggattgagaaagtttattcatgcaggtccatatgacagagaatatgcatgttcttttagttttcatattataatttatatttaattgtgttgtggtttgcagtgttttgtgttcttttcactttaaatttgtgaaaggaaaaagctgaaaatgtaaatagttaaaacttgaaatgtgaatagttgatttttgtattagatgatttatttattacattttatgtggagtgaataaataaaagtatatttacggtggcccctagagacaaagcacatacaaacttcaaatcacgtacgaactctgaagcatgtacaaactccaaaacacgtaaaaacacgtaaaaactccaaaacacgtaaaaacacgtacaaactccgaagcacgtaaaaactcagaagcatataaaaactcagaagcacataaaaactcaaaacacgtacaaaagaacaacagaagtgctccaggatgctgggcacagtgttgagcctttgttatcttgtggctacacaagccagcaagtaccaatgaccggatttggtgtgtggtaataacaggtaaatgaactttttttaaaattatttgaatatatatatgagtgcctgtgtataaatacacaaacaatacacacatgctttcaattgtgtaatttaagtgatctagtagctctgctttggaagttcagttcatgctagaaatgtgttttggagtttgtacgtgttttgtctctaggggccaccgcatatatttatatataaacatatataaataaaaccacttgtttttacgttagtaattccttttgtgcataattttatattattgttaataataaattaattaaagcaacaaaacaacctgaagagccggttcggagccgaaagagccggctctttttagtgagccgaaccgaaagagccggatctctaaaaagagccggaaatcccatcactattaCGCCCAAGTCTCACAGTCTACGTGTTATGGGAGCAATAGAAGGATATATTGCGCCACATTAGGGGAAGTCAGTCCTACTCACATTTCTTAAGGAAGACAGAACCGTGCGCATAAAGCCCACAACAGTAGTCGAGGGGGAGTTGACTCAAAAAAGCTACTGAAATCCCAGTGTTTGTGTAGAGTGAGAAATTGGGTATGCATTATCTGACACAGCCGTATTAAATACTCTTAATAAAATCTATTTTATACTTCAACAAAGGTATTATCACCTTTGTTGGTAACGTATTACCAACATTGACATTTACATTGACATGTAAATGTTTAGAAAGAAACCCATCATTGACATTTAATATTCTTCTCTTGGGTGCCTCCTGAAGGGGGCACAATGGCTCTCCTGCTGTCACTTGAATACTCTTTGCTTACACTGGCCTTCTGCATGTCCTTATTTACTGCATCTTGTGATTTTCTTTGTTGTCTCTCACTTTTCGTCTCCATATTACACATtctttgtccaatatatcccTCCTCTCACTATCGCTCCCCTACACATGCctaaaccatctcagccttgctgCTCAAATTTTGTCCCCAAAACACTTATATCCAGTGAGTAGTTTTTTTATTGGCATACTTTATGCATAAAATAATAAGGCCGTGATATCTTGTTGTATCTTGCAGCAGAGATATACAGCATACACAGCATAAAAAGTGACGAGAAGACGTGTTGTAAACTTCCACTCACAATTTAGATAGTTGGTAAATGTTGAGAAAGGAAGTGTTGCAAGAGTTGTAGATCTTGTTCATGTGGCATAATCATGctaggctgtggttgctgctgtacaaaaaaatgaaaaaaagattcaGTTATTTTCTCCCCTTTTCATATATTATATTATCTGTTGTTACACTGTGAATGTGTTACTGTTTTTGAAGTGTAGtctgaaaaatatatttaaaaaaaaggtcccACAAAGTCAGGAGGGGAATTTAAAGGAGCTCAGTTTTGGTTTGTGATTTGTTCTGTTGGTTttctttcacacacatacaatCAGTAAAACTTTACTGATATAACTGTTACTGTATTGCAGCACAAAACGGCTGACATGTAACTCAACTGCATTAAGGTTGATGTTATTTACCTGCTATGCCCAACGGCCAGAAAGAAAAACCAACATTGGTTAAATACTTACTTACATACTTGACGATGACGTTGGTTGGGTGGGTTGATGTACAGTCATATATGTACAGGGTTGTACAGTAGGGGGCTGGGAACGCAGCCTTGCGGGGATCCGGTGCTGTAATATATATAAAGAATATACACTACCAGTCAGAAGTTTGGACACACGTTCTcatttgatggttttttttttttttttaactttctacattgtagatacatacatacataaaaccTTTTACTTTGTTGGCAGTGctgcaaacccttggccttctctcagtgagattcatgatgtagtcacctgaaatgatTTTCGCTCTACAGGTGTGGCTTGTCATTGGTTGAATTTCTTGCCTTTTAATGGGGTTGAGGCCA contains these protein-coding regions:
- the LOC143416511 gene encoding uncharacterized protein LOC143416511; the encoded protein is MDSNRRVCTRISVILLLLAHIATAAVLSRNIQTTNSSLDCTNDFDELMLCQLELQNCTEYSLTLQSVDGKKNCFLQQCGTGQCCCSFRLILVLGETHTATIWKDGNVMESKVFSVTESSLMTPAGKGSSVPSENSWALCSPII